The proteins below are encoded in one region of Caulobacter henricii:
- a CDS encoding flavin-containing monooxygenase — MAGKLPKACIIGAGCSGFTTAKRLKDYGIPYDCFEISDDIGGNWYFKNPNGLSACYESLHIDTSKWRLAFEDFPVPAEWPDFPHHAQLLQYFKDYVAHFGLRETITFNTRVETARRTDDGLWAVTLSTGETRFYDVLFVCNGHHWDPRIPDYPGEFDGVAFHAHAYSDPFDPIDMRGKNVVVVGMGNSAMDIASELAQRPIAKTLWVSARRGVWVFPKYLNGKPADKSALPAWMPRKLGLALTRKVLKKTIGRMEDYGLPKPDHEPLEAHPSVSGEFLTRAGCGDIKFKPAIQALEGPNVRFADGSVEQVDAIVFATGYKISFPFFDDPAIQPGDDHCFPLFKRMMKPDVPNLFFMGLAQPLPTLVNFAEQQAKLAAAYLAGTYAPPPADEMDRITTRDEERHLGQFYASARHTIQVDFNVYCADLKKEITKGEKRAKAAGNRLPVAARAAAPA; from the coding sequence ATGGCGGGCAAGCTTCCCAAGGCGTGCATCATCGGCGCGGGCTGCAGCGGCTTCACGACCGCCAAGCGGCTGAAGGACTACGGCATCCCGTATGACTGTTTCGAGATCTCAGACGACATCGGCGGCAACTGGTACTTCAAGAACCCCAACGGCCTCTCGGCCTGCTACGAGAGCCTGCATATCGACACCTCCAAGTGGCGACTGGCCTTCGAGGACTTCCCGGTTCCGGCCGAATGGCCAGACTTCCCGCATCACGCCCAGCTGCTGCAGTACTTCAAGGACTATGTGGCCCATTTCGGCCTGCGCGAGACCATCACCTTCAACACCCGGGTCGAGACCGCCAGGCGCACGGACGACGGGCTGTGGGCAGTGACCCTCTCCACGGGTGAGACACGGTTCTATGATGTGCTGTTCGTCTGCAACGGCCACCACTGGGACCCGCGCATCCCCGACTATCCCGGCGAGTTCGACGGGGTGGCCTTCCATGCCCACGCCTATAGCGATCCGTTCGACCCCATCGACATGCGCGGCAAGAACGTCGTGGTCGTGGGCATGGGCAATTCGGCCATGGACATCGCCAGCGAGCTGGCCCAGCGCCCGATTGCCAAGACCCTGTGGGTCTCGGCCCGGCGCGGGGTCTGGGTGTTCCCGAAATATCTTAACGGCAAGCCGGCCGACAAGTCGGCCCTGCCGGCCTGGATGCCGCGCAAGCTCGGCCTGGCCCTGACCCGCAAGGTACTCAAGAAGACCATCGGCAGGATGGAGGACTACGGCCTGCCCAAGCCCGACCACGAACCCCTGGAAGCCCATCCGTCGGTGTCCGGCGAGTTTCTGACCCGGGCCGGCTGCGGTGACATCAAGTTCAAGCCGGCCATCCAGGCCCTGGAGGGACCCAATGTGCGGTTCGCCGACGGCAGTGTGGAACAGGTGGACGCCATCGTCTTTGCCACCGGCTACAAGATCAGCTTCCCGTTCTTTGACGATCCGGCCATCCAGCCCGGGGACGATCACTGCTTCCCGCTGTTCAAGCGGATGATGAAGCCCGACGTGCCCAACCTGTTCTTCATGGGCCTGGCCCAGCCCCTGCCGACCCTCGTGAACTTCGCCGAACAGCAGGCCAAGCTGGCGGCGGCCTATCTGGCCGGGACCTATGCCCCGCCCCCGGCCGACGAGATGGACCGCATCACCACGCGGGACGAGGAGCGCCATCTGGGCCAGTTCTATGCCTCGGCCCGGCACACCATTCAGGTGGATTTCAACGTCTATTGCGCCGACCTGAAGAAGGAGATCACCAAGGGCGAGAAGCGGGCGAAGGCGGCGGGCAACCGCCTGCCGGTGGCCGCGCGGGCGGCAGCGCCGGCCTGA
- a CDS encoding PAS domain S-box protein: MKAVRPTPYPLFSDPRPAPYLVAALAIGATFLVRLSLGEAFTAASSFLLFIPAVLVSAALGGLICGLFATVFASLAVGLLTQDDTRTLVGALSGVIFLLVGIGMAIGGGWFHAARRRAAATNAHLQSILDTVPDGVVVIDRDGMMTSFSPAAERLFGWTAAEALGRNVSLLMPTPNREAHDGFLRRYAESGEKRIIGVGRVVVGVRKDGSTFPMELAVGETGGPRPSFTGFIRDLTDRQQTETRLQELQNELVHVSRLTAVGEMASALAHELNQPLSAIANLLTGSRRLMDRGRPADQAKVRDAIDRAAAQALRAGDVIHKMRDFVRRGASEREVESLSKLVEEASALALIGEKERQVEVRLSLDPQADQVFADRVQIQQVLLNLIRNGIDAMENLPRRELVIASDLTEEGWARVSVADSGGGITDAVLEKLFQPFMTTKPQGMGVGLSISRSIIEAHGGRIWAESNPGGGTIFRFTLPPADQEDDIHD, encoded by the coding sequence ATGAAGGCGGTCCGCCCGACCCCCTATCCCCTGTTCAGCGATCCGCGCCCGGCCCCCTATCTGGTTGCGGCCCTGGCGATCGGGGCGACCTTTCTGGTGCGGCTGTCCCTGGGCGAGGCCTTTACGGCCGCTTCGTCGTTCCTGCTGTTCATTCCGGCCGTGCTGGTCAGCGCGGCCCTGGGCGGGCTGATCTGCGGCCTCTTCGCAACGGTCTTTGCCAGCCTCGCGGTCGGGCTGTTGACCCAGGACGATACCCGGACCCTGGTCGGTGCCCTGAGCGGGGTGATCTTCCTGCTGGTCGGGATCGGCATGGCCATTGGCGGCGGCTGGTTCCATGCGGCCCGGCGTCGGGCGGCCGCCACCAATGCCCACCTGCAGTCGATCCTCGACACCGTCCCGGACGGCGTGGTGGTGATCGACCGTGATGGGATGATGACCTCCTTCAGTCCCGCCGCAGAGCGTCTCTTCGGCTGGACCGCCGCCGAGGCCCTTGGCCGCAATGTCAGCCTGCTGATGCCCACGCCAAACCGCGAGGCCCATGACGGCTTCCTGCGCCGCTATGCCGAGTCCGGCGAGAAGCGGATCATCGGGGTCGGGCGCGTCGTGGTCGGCGTGCGCAAGGACGGCTCGACCTTTCCGATGGAGCTGGCCGTCGGCGAGACCGGAGGGCCCCGCCCCTCCTTCACCGGCTTTATCCGTGACCTGACCGATCGCCAGCAGACCGAAACCCGCCTGCAGGAACTGCAGAACGAACTCGTCCATGTCTCGCGCCTGACCGCCGTGGGCGAGATGGCCTCGGCCCTGGCCCATGAGCTGAATCAGCCCCTGTCGGCCATCGCCAACCTGCTGACCGGATCGCGACGCCTGATGGACCGGGGACGTCCGGCCGACCAGGCCAAGGTCCGCGACGCCATCGATCGCGCCGCCGCCCAGGCCCTGAGGGCGGGCGATGTCATCCACAAGATGCGCGACTTTGTCCGCCGCGGAGCCAGCGAGCGCGAGGTCGAGAGCCTGTCCAAGCTGGTCGAGGAAGCCAGCGCCCTGGCCCTGATCGGTGAGAAGGAGCGCCAGGTCGAAGTGCGGCTGTCCCTGGATCCCCAGGCCGATCAGGTCTTCGCCGACCGGGTGCAGATCCAGCAGGTCCTGCTGAACCTGATCCGCAACGGCATTGACGCCATGGAGAACCTGCCGCGGCGCGAACTGGTCATTGCCAGCGACCTGACCGAGGAAGGCTGGGCGCGGGTCAGTGTCGCCGACAGCGGCGGCGGCATCACCGACGCAGTGCTGGAAAAGCTGTTCCAGCCCTTCATGACCACCAAGCCGCAGGGCATGGGCGTGGGTCTTTCCATCTCGCGCTCGATCATCGAGGCTCACGGCGGCCGGATCTGGGCCGAGTCCAATCCGGGCGGCGGCACGATCTTCCGCTTCACCCTGCCGCCCGCCGACCAGGAGGACGATATCCATGACTGA
- the cydX gene encoding cytochrome bd-I oxidase subunit CydX yields MWYFAWVLGLGLAVAFGVLNGVWYEFNLADDGDEGLSEP; encoded by the coding sequence ATGTGGTATTTTGCGTGGGTCCTGGGTCTGGGTCTGGCCGTCGCCTTCGGCGTGCTGAACGGCGTCTGGTACGAGTTCAACCTCGCCGATGATGGCGACGAGGGCCTCTCGGAGCCCTGA
- the cydD gene encoding thiol reductant ABC exporter subunit CydD has protein sequence MALAGAGASALRRARGLVVLDGVAAAGFAATLAFTIDALATGKGFRVWLALLCLAMIARGVMAKLALEAGAEAAARVKAAARAEAVTALVARNPGGSVSSAAVTTAVVEGVEALDGHVSRFIPARFAAAATPLALIAVAAVASPIAAAILLGALVPFIIAMALAGTAAAAESRAQFLALERLSGMFLDRVRALPVVLAFQAESRITRDLARSAEDLANRTIRVLRVAFFSTGALEFFAALSVALVAVYCGFNLLRLLPFPVPEQLDLKRAFFVLALAPEIYLPMRRLAAAYHDRQAAEAATASLIALPSASPRTDAPTLTEPPVIRFSRVTIHYPEADAPAVQQLDLEIAAGKIVALLGPSGSGKTSLLNLLLDLAPLTEGAVLVNGQTLAELGSLTGQIAWAGQHPLIMPGSLADNIALAHRSASRAEIESAAERVGLAAALSRRSAGLDTWLDERGSGLSGGERRRLSLARAILKPAPILLLDEPTANLDAAAEAELLEAIAEAARGRTTLIATHAQAVAALADHVVTLA, from the coding sequence ATGGCCCTCGCAGGCGCGGGCGCGTCTGCCCTGCGCCGCGCGCGCGGCCTTGTTGTGCTGGACGGCGTTGCTGCTGCCGGCTTTGCGGCGACCCTGGCCTTTACGATCGACGCCCTGGCGACCGGAAAAGGCTTTCGCGTCTGGCTTGCCCTGCTTTGCCTGGCGATGATCGCCCGCGGCGTCATGGCCAAACTGGCCCTGGAGGCGGGTGCCGAGGCTGCCGCCAGGGTGAAAGCCGCCGCCCGCGCCGAGGCCGTGACGGCCCTGGTCGCCCGCAATCCCGGCGGCAGTGTCTCGAGTGCGGCCGTGACCACCGCCGTCGTCGAGGGCGTCGAGGCTCTGGACGGCCATGTCTCCCGCTTCATCCCGGCCCGGTTTGCCGCCGCTGCCACGCCCCTGGCCCTGATCGCCGTCGCGGCCGTCGCCAGCCCGATCGCTGCAGCCATCCTGCTGGGGGCCCTGGTCCCGTTCATCATCGCCATGGCCCTGGCCGGTACGGCCGCCGCAGCCGAATCCCGCGCCCAGTTCCTCGCCCTGGAACGGCTTTCGGGGATGTTTCTCGACCGGGTGCGCGCCCTGCCGGTGGTGCTGGCCTTCCAGGCCGAGTCGCGGATCACCCGTGATCTGGCCCGCTCGGCCGAAGACCTGGCGAACCGCACCATAAGGGTCCTGCGGGTCGCCTTCTTCTCGACGGGGGCACTGGAATTCTTTGCCGCCCTCTCCGTGGCCCTGGTAGCGGTCTATTGCGGCTTCAACCTGCTGCGCCTGCTGCCGTTTCCGGTACCCGAACAGCTGGACCTGAAGCGCGCCTTCTTCGTACTGGCCCTGGCCCCGGAGATCTATCTGCCGATGCGGCGGCTGGCGGCGGCCTATCACGACCGCCAGGCCGCCGAGGCCGCGACCGCCAGCCTGATCGCCCTGCCTTCGGCCAGTCCTCGCACCGACGCACCGACCCTGACTGAACCGCCGGTGATCCGCTTCAGCCGGGTGACCATCCACTATCCCGAGGCCGATGCCCCGGCCGTGCAGCAGCTTGATCTGGAGATTGCCGCCGGGAAGATCGTCGCCCTGCTGGGCCCCAGCGGCTCGGGCAAGACCTCCCTGCTGAACCTGCTGCTCGACCTGGCCCCGCTGACCGAAGGCGCGGTCCTGGTCAATGGCCAGACCCTGGCCGAGCTCGGCAGCCTGACGGGCCAGATCGCCTGGGCCGGACAACATCCCCTGATCATGCCGGGATCCCTGGCCGACAACATCGCCCTGGCCCATCGCAGCGCCAGCCGGGCCGAGATCGAGTCGGCCGCCGAGCGCGTGGGGCTAGCCGCAGCCCTGTCCAGGCGATCGGCGGGTCTGGACACCTGGCTGGACGAGCGGGGCAGCGGTCTGTCGGGGGGCGAACGGCGGCGACTGTCCCTGGCCCGCGCCATCCTCAAGCCTGCGCCGATCCTGCTGCTGGACGAACCGACCGCCAATCTCGATGCCGCTGCAGAAGCCGAGCTCCTCGAGGCCATAGCCGAGGCGGCCAGGGGCCGGACCACCCTGATCGCCACCCACGCCCAGGCCGTCGCGGCCCTGGCCGACCATGTGGTGACCCTGGCATGA
- the fixJ gene encoding response regulator FixJ, translating to MTEAVVHVVDDDESARESLAFLLESADFEVATYAGAPDFLAALPTARPGCVITDVRMPERSGQELVARLAALNARMPVIMITGHGDIPMAVEAMRSGVVDFIEKPFSEGRILDALKRALNTLEAPAVSGDQADIKHRLETLSERERQVLDGVVAGHPNKVIARELGISPRTVEIYRAKLMTKMHADNLAALVRMTLSVRGQ from the coding sequence ATGACTGAGGCCGTGGTTCACGTGGTCGACGACGATGAAAGCGCCCGGGAATCCCTGGCCTTCCTGCTGGAGTCGGCCGATTTCGAGGTCGCCACCTATGCCGGTGCCCCGGACTTTCTGGCGGCCCTGCCGACCGCCCGGCCCGGCTGCGTGATCACCGATGTCCGCATGCCCGAGAGGAGCGGCCAGGAGCTGGTCGCGCGGCTCGCCGCCCTCAATGCCCGCATGCCGGTGATCATGATCACCGGCCATGGCGATATCCCGATGGCGGTCGAGGCCATGCGGTCGGGGGTCGTCGACTTCATCGAGAAGCCGTTCTCGGAAGGTCGGATCCTGGACGCCCTGAAGCGCGCCCTCAACACCCTGGAGGCCCCGGCTGTCTCCGGCGACCAGGCCGACATCAAGCACCGGCTCGAAACCCTTTCGGAGCGCGAGCGCCAGGTTCTGGACGGGGTCGTCGCCGGCCATCCCAACAAGGTCATCGCCCGCGAGCTGGGCATCAGTCCCCGGACCGTCGAGATCTACCGCGCCAAGCTGATGACCAAGATGCATGCCGACAACCTGGCCGCCCTCGTGCGGATGACCCTTTCGGTGCGGGGACAGTAG
- a CDS encoding ASCH/PUA domain-containing protein — MNRHELKTWPQYFAAVRSGKKRFEIRRNDRDFAVGDILVLREFDPDSDTYTGQVEERQITFLLSEEDYGVIHGFVAIGFGEVMPHADASPEAKLTAEQLATWHETQASNATLRAEGARKVSASYAAPTTGRAAMSVAADRHAGVAAAAEAEAGFHAAAAMIVRKG, encoded by the coding sequence ATGAACCGCCACGAACTGAAGACCTGGCCGCAGTATTTCGCCGCCGTCCGCTCGGGCAAGAAGCGCTTTGAGATCCGCCGCAATGACCGCGACTTCGCCGTCGGCGACATCCTGGTCCTGCGCGAGTTCGATCCCGACAGCGACACCTATACGGGCCAGGTCGAAGAGCGGCAGATCACCTTCCTGCTCTCGGAAGAGGACTACGGCGTCATTCACGGCTTCGTGGCCATCGGCTTTGGCGAGGTCATGCCCCATGCCGACGCCTCGCCCGAAGCCAAGCTGACCGCCGAGCAGCTGGCCACCTGGCACGAGACCCAGGCCTCCAACGCCACCCTCCGCGCCGAGGGTGCCCGCAAGGTCTCGGCCAGCTATGCCGCCCCCACGACCGGCCGGGCCGCCATGAGCGTCGCCGCCGACCGCCACGCCGGTGTCGCTGCAGCAGCCGAGGCCGAGGCCGGCTTCCATGCCGCGGCGGCGATGATCGTGCGGAAGGGGTAG
- a CDS encoding cytochrome ubiquinol oxidase subunit I translates to MDPAVVDLSRLQFALTALYHFLFVPLTLGLSFMLVIMESIYVMTKRPIWRTVTRFWAGLFGINFVLGVATGLTMEFQFGMNWSYYSHYVGDIFGAPLAIEGLMAFFLEATFVGLMFFGWDKLSRVGHLFVTFLVAVGTNFSALWILVANGWMQNPVGAAFNPETMRMEVTDFGAVIFNPVAQAKFVHTVSAGYTIAAVFVLGVSAWYLLKGKYVGVAKRSMTVAAAFGLASSLSVVVLGDESGYTLTDNQRMKLAALEAMWETEPAPAGLAAFGIPSLADRKTHYEVKIPYVLGLIATRSIDKPVAGIFELVATAEDRIESGIIAYGAVEALKANPKDLAARATFEQHRRDLGYGLMLKRYVSDPRMADPATIKRTAWDTVPNVPVMFWAFRIMAGTGLLLIALFATAFVLVTLRKHQTKWFLILAVCAIPLPWIASELGWVLAEVGRQPWAVEGVLPTFLGASSLSVAQLWTTIIAFTLLYGALAVVEVGLILRHIKKGPFAEQETFAVSPAGEPAVA, encoded by the coding sequence ATGGACCCCGCCGTCGTCGATCTCTCGAGGCTGCAGTTCGCGCTGACCGCGCTGTACCACTTCCTGTTCGTGCCTCTGACCCTGGGGCTCTCGTTCATGCTCGTCATCATGGAGAGCATCTACGTGATGACCAAGCGCCCAATCTGGCGAACGGTCACGCGGTTCTGGGCCGGGCTGTTTGGCATCAACTTTGTCCTGGGCGTGGCCACGGGCCTGACCATGGAATTCCAGTTCGGCATGAACTGGTCCTACTACTCGCACTATGTCGGGGACATCTTCGGCGCGCCGCTGGCGATCGAGGGCCTGATGGCCTTCTTCCTGGAAGCCACCTTTGTCGGCCTGATGTTCTTCGGCTGGGACAAGCTGTCCAGGGTGGGACACCTGTTCGTCACCTTCCTGGTCGCCGTCGGCACCAATTTCTCCGCCCTGTGGATCCTGGTCGCCAATGGCTGGATGCAGAACCCGGTCGGCGCGGCCTTCAATCCTGAGACCATGCGCATGGAGGTCACCGATTTTGGTGCCGTGATCTTCAATCCGGTGGCCCAGGCCAAGTTCGTGCACACGGTCAGCGCCGGCTACACCATCGCCGCCGTCTTCGTGCTGGGGGTTTCGGCCTGGTATCTGCTCAAGGGCAAGTATGTCGGCGTGGCCAAGCGCTCGATGACGGTCGCCGCCGCCTTCGGCCTGGCCTCGTCCCTCTCGGTCGTCGTGCTGGGTGACGAGAGCGGCTATACCCTGACCGACAACCAGAGAATGAAGCTGGCCGCCCTTGAGGCCATGTGGGAGACCGAACCTGCCCCGGCCGGCCTGGCGGCCTTCGGCATTCCCAGCCTCGCTGACCGCAAGACCCACTACGAGGTCAAGATTCCCTATGTGCTGGGCCTGATCGCCACGCGCAGCATCGACAAGCCGGTCGCCGGCATCTTCGAACTGGTCGCCACGGCCGAGGATCGCATCGAATCCGGGATTATCGCCTATGGTGCCGTGGAGGCTCTGAAGGCCAATCCCAAGGACCTCGCCGCCCGGGCCACCTTCGAGCAGCATCGCCGCGACCTGGGCTATGGCCTGATGCTCAAGCGCTATGTCTCCGACCCGCGCATGGCCGATCCGGCCACGATCAAGCGCACGGCCTGGGATACGGTGCCCAATGTGCCGGTGATGTTCTGGGCCTTCCGGATCATGGCCGGGACCGGCCTGCTGCTGATCGCCCTGTTCGCCACCGCCTTCGTGCTGGTCACCCTGCGCAAACACCAGACCAAGTGGTTCCTGATCCTGGCGGTCTGCGCCATCCCGCTGCCGTGGATCGCTTCGGAGCTGGGCTGGGTCCTCGCCGAGGTCGGCCGTCAGCCCTGGGCCGTGGAGGGCGTGCTACCGACCTTCCTGGGCGCGTCCAGCCTGAGCGTCGCCCAGCTCTGGACCACCATCATCGCCTTCACCCTGCTCTATGGCGCCCTTGCGGTGGTCGAGGTCGGGCTGATCCTGCGCCACATCAAGAAGGGCCCCTTCGCCGAGCAGGAGACCTTTGCCGTCTCCCCCGCCGGCGAACCGGCCGTCGCCTGA
- a CDS encoding DUF2164 domain-containing protein, with protein MAKIDLDKDTRAGLTDGLSRYLKDELDLEVKGFDAQFLLDFITERLGPFYYNQGLHDAQALFASKIESITDAVYELEQPIKGF; from the coding sequence ATGGCCAAGATCGACCTCGACAAGGACACCCGGGCCGGGTTGACCGACGGCCTGTCGCGCTATCTGAAGGATGAGCTGGATCTGGAAGTCAAAGGCTTCGACGCCCAGTTCCTGCTCGACTTCATCACCGAGCGCCTGGGCCCCTTTTACTACAATCAGGGCCTCCATGACGCCCAGGCCCTGTTCGCCAGCAAGATCGAGAGCATCACCGACGCGGTGTACGAGCTGGAACAGCCGATCAAGGGGTTCTGA
- a CDS encoding amino acid ABC transporter ATP-binding/permease protein: protein MSPSPLQTLIRLQRRRHAEGLWLAAICAAVVGGASTLLLGLSGWFITASFLAGLAGLASAQAFNVLLPSATIRLLAILRTGARYGERLSGHAAALKSLAAIRPVLFSALAAAPPAEALSLSGGEASARLVQDVDAIETRFVRLSAPWGAGAAVTAGLGLGALAGWGPALAILVSAAAALLIARALARRFSAPAGREIQTRIGALKDATASLSAAAPELRAFGLEAYARQTLARRGEAVDQARLAAARARGWIAVSQATVLGLAVVAAVLLAAPAGAALAALAGLAATMAVEGVGAMASAFDQDGAADQAAERLDGVLRHAPRPATETDLPGLDLHFAGQDFSAGSRIAITGASGSGKTTLLERLMALRPSKAGDLRLGGHDLAGLDLARVRAAFALAPQDAALIAGTVADNLRLAAPDATEEAMWAALTDAALDTRIRAAPAGLNTWLGDNGERLSGGERRRLSLARAYLRPAPWLLLDEPTEGLDAATETRLLDRLIARLDRTGQGLVLVSHRPSPVAICERTVTLSAPST, encoded by the coding sequence ATGAGCCCCTCGCCCCTACAGACCCTGATCCGGCTGCAGCGCCGCCGTCATGCCGAGGGCCTGTGGCTGGCGGCGATCTGCGCGGCCGTGGTCGGTGGTGCCTCGACCCTGCTTCTCGGCCTGTCGGGCTGGTTCATCACGGCCTCTTTCCTGGCGGGCCTCGCCGGCCTGGCCAGCGCCCAGGCCTTCAATGTTCTGCTGCCCAGCGCCACCATCCGGCTGCTGGCCATTCTGCGTACCGGCGCGCGCTATGGCGAGCGCCTGAGCGGTCATGCCGCCGCCCTGAAGTCGCTTGCCGCGATCCGGCCCGTGCTGTTTTCCGCCCTCGCGGCCGCTCCACCGGCCGAAGCCCTGAGCCTGTCGGGCGGCGAAGCCTCGGCCCGACTGGTCCAGGATGTCGACGCCATCGAGACCCGCTTTGTGCGGCTGTCGGCTCCCTGGGGCGCGGGCGCGGCGGTGACGGCCGGGCTCGGGCTGGGCGCTCTGGCGGGCTGGGGCCCCGCCCTGGCGATTCTGGTCTCGGCAGCGGCTGCGCTGCTGATCGCCCGGGCCCTGGCCCGCCGGTTCTCCGCCCCCGCCGGCCGCGAGATCCAGACGCGCATCGGGGCCCTGAAGGACGCCACCGCCAGTCTGTCAGCCGCAGCCCCGGAACTGCGGGCCTTTGGTCTCGAGGCCTATGCCCGCCAGACCTTGGCGAGACGCGGCGAGGCGGTCGATCAGGCCCGGCTGGCCGCTGCCCGGGCCAGGGGCTGGATCGCCGTCTCCCAGGCCACGGTTCTTGGCCTGGCCGTCGTCGCCGCCGTACTGCTGGCCGCTCCGGCCGGTGCCGCCCTGGCGGCCCTGGCCGGGCTGGCCGCCACCATGGCCGTGGAGGGTGTCGGGGCCATGGCCTCGGCCTTCGATCAGGACGGCGCGGCCGACCAGGCCGCCGAACGACTGGACGGGGTGCTGCGACATGCCCCCAGGCCGGCGACGGAGACGGATCTGCCGGGACTGGACCTGCATTTTGCCGGGCAGGACTTTTCGGCGGGCAGCCGTATCGCCATCACCGGCGCCTCGGGCAGCGGCAAGACGACCCTGCTCGAACGGCTGATGGCGCTGCGGCCGTCGAAGGCCGGCGACCTGCGTCTGGGTGGGCACGACCTGGCCGGTCTCGACCTGGCCAGGGTTCGCGCGGCCTTCGCCCTGGCCCCCCAGGACGCGGCCCTGATCGCCGGAACCGTGGCCGACAACCTGCGCCTGGCAGCGCCAGACGCGACTGAGGAAGCGATGTGGGCAGCCCTCACGGACGCCGCACTGGACACGCGCATTCGTGCGGCTCCGGCGGGTCTGAACACCTGGCTGGGCGACAATGGTGAGCGGCTTTCCGGCGGTGAACGCCGGAGGCTGTCCCTGGCCCGGGCCTATCTGCGGCCTGCGCCCTGGCTGTTACTGGATGAACCGACCGAAGGTCTGGATGCCGCCACCGAGACCCGGTTGCTGGATCGCCTGATCGCGCGCCTGGACCGTACGGGCCAGGGTCTGGTGCTGGTCAGCCACCGGCCTTCGCCGGTGGCGATCTGCGAGCGGACGGTGACCCTGTCCGCCCCTTCAACCTAG
- the cydB gene encoding cytochrome d ubiquinol oxidase subunit II, with product MELPIDYATLRVIWWALMGVLLIGFALTDGFDMGVGALLPFVAKTDEERRMVINTVGATWEGNQVWFILGGGAIFAAWPLVYAVSFSGFYLAMFLVLAAMILRPVGFKYRSKRPDPRWRSFWDWALFTGGFVPVLVFGVAVGNVLQGAPFRFDSDLRITYLGSLLGLFSPFALLCGLLSVAMLVLHGAAWLSVKAEEGPVIERARRFGEIAGLASIVLFAAGGFFVAFGGQGFRLEDLTNAAGPSNPLRTGVVAAPGAWLDNYVRHSWMILAPVLGFVGAALALLGLRLDKAALSFTGSTVSTLGIISTVGLSMFPFILPSVADPRSSLTVWNASSSHLTLFIMLVCTVIFLPLVLLYTAWVYKVLWGRSTTAALATNPDLY from the coding sequence ATGGAACTTCCAATCGACTATGCGACCCTGAGGGTCATCTGGTGGGCGCTGATGGGCGTCCTGCTGATCGGTTTTGCCCTGACCGACGGCTTTGACATGGGTGTCGGGGCCCTGCTGCCCTTCGTGGCCAAGACCGACGAAGAGCGGCGCATGGTGATCAACACCGTCGGCGCGACCTGGGAAGGCAACCAGGTGTGGTTCATCCTCGGCGGCGGCGCGATCTTCGCGGCCTGGCCTCTGGTCTATGCCGTCAGCTTTTCAGGCTTCTACCTGGCCATGTTCCTGGTCCTGGCCGCGATGATCCTGCGGCCGGTGGGTTTCAAATATCGCTCCAAGCGGCCCGATCCGCGCTGGCGGTCCTTCTGGGACTGGGCGCTGTTCACCGGCGGCTTCGTTCCGGTCCTGGTCTTCGGGGTTGCCGTGGGCAATGTCCTGCAGGGCGCGCCCTTCCGCTTCGATAGCGATCTCCGGATCACCTATCTGGGCTCGCTGCTGGGACTGTTCTCGCCCTTTGCCCTGCTGTGCGGCCTGCTTTCGGTCGCCATGCTGGTGCTGCACGGCGCGGCCTGGCTGTCGGTCAAGGCGGAAGAGGGCCCCGTCATCGAACGCGCCCGCCGCTTTGGCGAAATCGCCGGTCTGGCCAGTATCGTGCTGTTCGCCGCCGGCGGCTTCTTCGTCGCCTTCGGGGGGCAGGGGTTCCGGCTTGAGGACCTGACCAATGCCGCCGGACCGTCCAACCCGCTGCGCACCGGCGTCGTCGCCGCGCCCGGCGCCTGGCTGGACAACTATGTCCGCCATAGCTGGATGATCCTCGCCCCGGTCCTGGGCTTTGTCGGGGCCGCCCTGGCCCTGCTGGGCCTGAGGCTGGACAAGGCCGCGCTGTCCTTCACCGGCTCGACCGTTTCGACGCTCGGGATCATCTCCACGGTCGGCCTGTCGATGTTCCCGTTCATCCTGCCCAGCGTTGCCGATCCGCGCTCGAGCCTGACGGTCTGGAATGCCTCGTCCAGCCACCTGACCCTGTTCATCATGCTGGTCTGCACGGTGATCTTCCTGCCGCTGGTCCTGCTCTACACCGCCTGGGTCTACAAGGTTCTGTGGGGACGCAGCACCACGGCCGCCCTGGCCACCAACCCTGACCTCTACTGA